A stretch of Lathyrus oleraceus cultivar Zhongwan6 chromosome 6, CAAS_Psat_ZW6_1.0, whole genome shotgun sequence DNA encodes these proteins:
- the LOC127096995 gene encoding nucleolar complex-associated protein 2: MDAENETERNMDGESNARRRSRKKSMTGSGAKEHKGQLESLQQKDPDFYEFLKEHDQELLQFSDDDIDEDLDADMEDGDLHVDEGALEHEVQEKDKKSSKKVITTAMVDLWCKSIKENGSLNAVRSLMKAFRTACHYGDDEENESMAKLSVMSSTVFNKIMLTVLNEMDGILRKLLKIPASGGRKQIVTDLMSTKQWRTYGHIVKSYLGNALHILNQMTDSQMISFTLHRLKYSSLLLAAFPSLLRKYIKVALHFWGTGGGALPVVSCLFMRELCICIGSGCIDECFKGIYKAYVLNCHFVNAVKLKHIRFLSNCVIELLGVDLPTAYQHAFIFIRQLAMILRDALNTKTKEAFRKVYEWKFINCLELWTDAIRAYSSQSDFKQLAYPLTQIISGVARLVPTARYIPLRLRCIRMLNQLAASTQSFVPVSMLLLDMLEMKELSRPPTGGVGKAVDLRSILKVSKPTLKTRAFQEACVFSVVEELAEHLALSSYSVAFMELSFIPIVRLRSFCKLTKVERFRREMRQLLREIEANVQFVNEKRMSVSFLPNDPAASSFLEDEKKSACSALSKYVITLRQRAEQKNNSLMESSVIVGKESSVFGDEASESDEEDIKEDEDGTAAFSSSWLPGNDKIKQEPTETKRKRKKHQKERTAVDDDIVEDLVLSSDEDLPSSDSPSAGKNADVDNGLPKKQNRKPKHKTKRLKRN; the protein is encoded by the exons GATCCAGACTTTTATGAGTTTTTGAAAGAGCATGACCAGGAGCTGCTTCAGTTCAGTGATGACGATATTGAT GAAGATTTGGATGCCGATATGGAAGATGGAGATCTACATGTAGATGAAGGAGCTCTCGAGCATGAGGTTCAAGAAAAGGATAAAAAATCTTCTAAGAAAGTTATAACCACTGCTATGGTTGATTTGTGGTGCAAATCAATTAAAGAAAATGGGAGCTTAAACGCAGTTCGTTCCTTGATGAAGGCATTTAGGACAGCATGCCACTATGGTGATGATGAGGAGAATGAGTCAATGGCAAAGCTTAGTGTAATGTCTAGCACTGTGTTCAACAAAATAATGTTGACTGTACTTAATGAAATGGATGGAATACTAAGAAAGTTGTTGAAGATTCCTGCCTCCGGTGGAAGAAAACAGATCGTAACAGATTTGATGAGCACAAAACAGTGGAGGACTTATGGCCATATAGTGAAGTCCTACCTTGGAAATGCTCTCCACATTTTGAATCAAATGACTGACTCGCAAATGATATCATTTACTTTACACCGGCTTAAATATTCTTCATTGTTATTGGCTGCTTTTCCTTCGCTCCTAAGGAAATACATTAAG GTGGCTCTTCATTTCTGGGGTACTGGTGGAGGTGCCCTTCCAGTGGTTTCGTGCCTATTTATGCGAGAGTTATGCATTTGTATTGGATCTGGCTGCATAGACGAATGTTTCAAAGGAATATATAAAGCCTATGTTTTGAATTGCCATTTTGTAAATGCTGTGAAACTTAAACACATTCGTTTTCTTAGCAACTGCGTCATTGAACTTCTCGGTGTGGATCTTCCAACTGCGTATCAGCATGCCTTCATTTTTATCCGACAGCTGGCCATGATTTTAAGGGATGCACTTAATACAAAAACTAAG GAAGCTTTCCGCAAGGTTTATGAATGGAAGTTCATTAACTGTCTTGAACTTTGGACTGATGCTATCCGTGCCTACAGTTCACAATCTGACTTTAAGCAACTTGCATATCCACTAACCCAAATAATTTCTGGGGTAGCCCGTCTAGTGCCCACAGCTAGATATATTCCCCTTCGGTTGAGATGTATCCGGATGCTGAACCAGCTTGCTGCTTCTACCCAATCATTTGTACCAGTATCTATGCTTCTTTTGGATATGCTGGAGATGAAAGAGTTAAGTCGACCCCCTACAGGAGGTGTTGGCAAAGCTGTTGATTTGCGCAGCATATTGAAG GTTAGCAAGCCGACTCTAAAGACACGGGCATTTCAAGAGGCTTGTGTTTTTTCTGTGGTTGAGGAACTTGCGGAACACCTAGCACTGTCGAGTTATTCTGTTGCGTTCATGGAGTTGTCTTTTATTCCAATTGTGAGGTTGCGTAGCTTTTGCAAATTGACCAAAGTTGAGAGGTTTCGGAGAGAAATGAGGCAGCTTTTACGCGAG ATTGAGGCTAATGTCCAGTTTGTGAATGAAAAGCGCATGTCGGTTTCCTTTCTACCTAACGATCCTGCAGCGTCATCTTTTCTTGAG GATGAAAAGAAGTCAGCCTGTAGTGCACTATCAAAGTATGTTATAACACTCCGCCAGAGAGCAGAACAAAAAAACAACTCATTAATGGAATCCAG TGTTATTGTTGGAAAAGAGTCCTCTGTTTTTGGTGATGAAGCATCAGAAAGTGATGAAGAGGATATTAAAGAAGACGAGGATGGAACTGCCGCCTTTAGCTCATCCTGGTTACCCGGAAATGACAA GATAAAACAAGAACCTACAGAAACAAAAAGAAAGAGGAAAAAGCATCAGAAAGAGAGAACAGCCGTTGACGATGATATTGTGGAAGACTTGGTACTTAGTTCCGATGAAGATTTGCCTTCAAGCGACAGCCCTTCTGCTGGGAAAAATGCCGATGTAGATAATGGTTTACCTAAAAAACAAAACCGCAAGCCAAAGCACAAAACGAAAAGGTTGAAAAGGAACTAG